Within Gemmatimonadaceae bacterium, the genomic segment TCGGAAAGTAACGGGAAGGGATCGATGGGATCGCCCTCCCAATACCGGCCGTTGGGCGGCATCTGCAGAATCTGGAAGTGCAGGTGCGGCACATTCGCGGGCGCGTCGCCCGTGGTGCCCACGTAGCCCAGCGTGTCGCCCCTGGACACGATGTCGCCGGCGTGCAGCCCGTCGCGGTACCCCTCGAGGTGGGCGTAGTAGTACACGAACTCCCCCGTGCGATCGATCGTGTACACCGTGATCCCGCCCAGCGTGTTGCTGGACAGCCGCAGCACCCGTCCGTCGTCGGCGGCCAGCACCGGCGTGCCGCGCGGCGCCAGGATGTCTATGGCATGGTGCTCCCGGCCTCCCTCGCGCGGCGAGTCGAACGAGTCTTCAAGACTGTAGGGCGACGCGCCGGCCACCGGGATTTCCAGGTCGTGCGAGGCCAGGGCGGCGTTGGCCATGCCGGCGGTGGCCAGGGCCAGCCGCGCCGGGGCCGATGCGGGCGGTGGGGCCGATGGGGCCGATGGGGCCGGCTCGGGGGCCAAAGACGTGGTGACGACCGATGGCGCCAGGCTCTGCACGCACCCGGACGCGGCCAGGGCAAAGAGCAGGACGGCGGAAGCTCGCGGCGGCAGTGGCTTCATGGCGTAGAACGACGCGCCGGGCCCGCCGGCGGCAACGGGCGCCCCCTTCCGGCGGCCGGTCGCACACGGATCTTTGTGCCGGTCGCGTCCCGCGGAATTCGGCGTTATCTTGGTGCCGTCATCCAGACCGTGCAGACGAGGAGTTCATGGCTCATATCGACCGCCACATCGACGCCAACACCAATCAGGGATGGGGAGCCGCTTTCCTCACCATCCTGCTGGCCGCGGCATTCATCGCCACCGCGACCTACATCCACAAGACCACGTACAAGTCGCCCAACGACCTGACCATGCGTGCGCGGGGCGAAACGAACACCGAACAGATCAACTGACCTCTCGGGCGGCGTTCTGGAATGCACCAGCGGCGGGCCTCGAGCCCGCCGCTTTTTTTCATGCGCCGGCCGCGCCGCGTTCCACCATCGACACCACCTCGTCGAGCACGGAGCGACCGTGGTCGCGGGCATACCAGCGGCGGATCTCGCGGTACCGATCGTCCGTGGGCAGGGCGTGCCCGGGGCCCAGCACCCAGGCCTGCAGCTCCGCGGGGCGCGGTCCCCACCAGCCCAGTTCCTGGAATCCGGCGTCGAGCAGGATGACCACGGGAATGGACTTGGACTTGCCCGTGAGATGGGCGTCCATCACGTCGGGGTTGGCGTCGCGGCCCATGATGCGCAGGTCCAGCGTGGGCACGCGCTCCACCAGCCGCTGCACCACGGGCACGCTGTTCACCGCGTCGCCGCACCAGTCCTCGCTGAGCACCAGCAGGTGCCACGGGCCGCCGGCCCGGGCGGCCCGGGCGACGAATTCGTCGGGCACCTGCGCCAGCTTGTAGACCGCCTGCCAGAGATCGGCGTTCTTCTGCGCCGTGGGGAGCCATTCGGCAAAGGTGGGCGCCGCCTGCCAGCGGTCGGCGTCCAGCTCGAAATTCGTGTTGGTGTGCATTGCTACCTCAGTGACTTGCTGGGGCGGGCAGCGGCCCGCCATCTTGTATCTAATCAGCCCCACCAGCCGGGTGTACCACGCGTCCCGTTCGCGTCCCTTCCCTGCCACTCGCCCCACGGTGACTCCGTTCACGTATCATCGCCCCGCGTCGGTGGACGATGCCGCGCGCGAGCTCGCGCGAGACCGTGCCGCGCCGATGGGCGGCGGCACGGACCTCCTGGTGGCCATGGGCGAAGGCCTGGCCGCGCCGACCGCGCTGGTGGATCTCCGCGCTGCCGCGGGGGCAGACGTCATCGCACCGCAGCCCGACGGCACGCTGCGCATCGGCGGCGCGGCCCGCGTGCACGACGTGGCGCACCACCCGGCCGTGCGCGAGCGGTGGCCGGCGCTGGCGCAGGCCTGCGAGGCCGTGGGCACGCCCACGCTGCGCCACATGGGCACGATGGGCGGCAACCTGTGTCAGCGCCCCCGCTGCTGGTACTTCCGGCGCGGCATCTCCTGCTACAAGAGCGGCGGCGATGCCTGTCCCGCCGTGGACGGCGAGAATCAGTACCTCGCGATCGTGGATGGCGGACCCTGCCACGCGGTGCACCCGTCCGATCCGGCCGTGGCGCTCACGGCGCTCGAGGCCACGGTGGAGATCACGCGCCAGGGGGCGGTGCGGTGGGTGCCGATGGCCGGCTTCTATGTAAAGCCGCACGAGCACCCCGACCGCGAGACGGTGCTGGAGCCCGGCGAGTTCGTGAGCGCCATCGTGCTCCCCGACCACTCGGCGGGCGGCACGCAGGGCTACCATAAACTGATGCAGCGCGAGGCGTGGGACTTCGCGCTGGCGAGCATCGCGTGGGCCCGGTACGCGTCGGGCGACGTGCGGATGGTGCTGGGCGGCGTGGCGCCGGCGCCCTGGCGGGTGAATCCGTCGGTCGAGGAGGACGTGGCCTCCGGCGGGCTGGACGACGATTCGATCGCGTCGCTGGCCGAACGCGCGCTGTACGACGCCCGGCCGCTGTCGAAGAACGGCTACAAGGTGGAGCTGGCGGCGTCGCTGCTCCGCCAGGCGATGCGGGAACTCTCGGGCTGACCGCAGGAACCTCCGGATGCCCCCCGCTTCGCCTTCCTTGCCCGAGTCCCCTGCCCACCTGGTGGACCTCCGCTGGGGCGTGGCCTATCCGTTGTCCCGCATATGCACGGGCATCGGCCGCGACGCGTCCAACCCCATCCTCATTCGCGATCCCGCGGCGTCGCGGTCGCACGCCGAGGTGCAGCGCAGCGGGGACAGCTACGTGTTGCACCCCATCGGCCATGGCGAGACCCTGGTGAACGGGCTGGTCACGGCGGGGCCGCGCGCCCTGGCCGAGGGGGACGTGATCGAGATCGCGTACACGCGGCTGCGGTTCACGCGCTCGGCGCCGGACGCCGACGTGTTGCCGGCCCCCGAGCTGCCGGCGCTGGACGCCGACTTCGCAGAGCGGAGGACGGAGGTCCGCGAGATCATGACCACGGGCCGCCTGCGGCAGCTCAGGGAGCTGCGGCACCAGCTCACCCGGCCGCGGCGGGCGCACTGGCGGGTGGTGACGATGGCGGTGGGGCTGGGCGCGCTTGCGGTCGCCCTGATCATCGGGCTGGTGATGCGCCTGTTCTAGCGGGCGCCCGGAGGGCGCCCGGATCCGACACAAATATGATGTTCTTGGGCGACCGCTTTGATCGCCGGCGATAACCGAGTAATGTTGTCAGCATTGGAACTGCGCGCGCATTGCGTATGTTTCACAGTTGCGAGCCGCCGGCCGCGCCGAGGGGCGTGGGACGACTCAAGGCATTTCGACACAAGGGCTTGCGCACCGTGTCGGCACTGGAGTGAGCATGAGTTCGTCCATCGATTCGCTGGTCAGCAAGGAATATCAGTACGGCTTCGTCACCAACGTCGAGGCGGACACGATCCCGCCCGGACTGAGCGAGGACGTGGTGCGTCTGATTTCCGGAAAGAAGCTGGAGCCGGAGTTCATGCTGAACTGGCGGCTCAAGGCGTTCCGGCGGTGGCAGACGATGCAGGAGCCGCACTGGCCGAACGTGCACTACGACCCGATCGACTACCAGGGGTCGAGCTACTACTCGGCGCCCAGGTCGGTGAAGCCCAAGCAGTCGCTGGACGAGGTGGATCCCGAGCTGCTCCGGACGTACGAGAAGCTGGGCATTCCGCTGTTCGAGCAGAAGCTGCTGGCGGGCGTGGCCGTGGACGCGATCTTCGACTCGGTGTCGGTGGGCACGACGATGCAGGCGCAGCTTGCCGAGCACGGGGTGATCTTCTGCTCGCTGGGCGAGGCCGTGCAGAAGCATCCCGACCTGGTGGAGAAGTATCTGGGCTCGGTGGTGCCGTACAGCGACAACTTCTTCGCGGCGCTCAATTCGGCGGTGTTCTCCGACGGCTCGTTCGTGTACGTGCCCAAGGGCGTGCGCTGCCCCATCGAGTTGTCCACGTACTTCCGGATCAATGCCGCCGACACGGGCCAATTCGAGCGCACGCTGATCGTGGCCGACGAGGGGGCGTACGTGAGCTACCTCGAGGGGTGCACGGCGCCCAAGCGGAGCACCAACCAGCTGCACGCGGCGGTGGTGGAGCTGGTGGCGCTCAAGGGCGCGACCATCAAGTACTCCACGGTGCAGAACTGGTACGCCGGCGACAAGGAAGGCAAGGGCGGCATCTACAACTTCGTCACCAAGCGCGGCAAGGCATTCGAGAATGCCAAGATCTCGTGGACGCAGGTGGAGACCGGCTCGGCCATCACGTGGAAGTATCCGAGCGTGATCCTGCAGGGCGACAATTCGGTGGGCGAGTTCTACTCGGTGGCCGTGGTGAACAACTACCAGCAGGCCGACACCGGGACCAAGATGCTGCACCTGGGCAAGAACACGCGCAGCAACATCGTGTCCAAGGGAATCAGCGCCGGTCACGGGAACAACTCGTACCGTGGGCGGGTGTTCGTGGGCCCCAAGGCCACCGGAGCGCGCAACTACACGCAGTGCGACTCGATGCTCGTGGGCAACCAGTGCGGGGCGCACACGTTCCCGTACATCGAGGTCAAGAACAACACGGCGCAGGTGGAGCACGAAGCGAGCACGTCCAAGATCGGCGAGGATCAGATCTTCTATCTCAAGCAGCGCGGGCTCAGCGCCGAGCAGGCGGTGAGCATGATCGTGAGCGGCTTCTGCAAGGAAGTGTTCAAGGAACTTCCGATGGAGTTCGCATTGGAAGCGCAACAGCTATTGGGGATCACGTTGGAAGGAAGCGTCGGGTAATGGGAGTGTAGGACGGCAGGGGCGTAGGGGAGTAGGACTGATGACTGCGTCACGCCGTTCCCGTCCTACCCCCCTACTGTCCTACCGTCCTACAAGCCGTTCCGAGTTGAAAGTCTTCAGCCACTAGACATCAGAACCGGGTACAGACCCACCATGCTTGATATTCACGCCCTCCATGCGGCGGTCGACGGCAAGGAAATCCTCAAGGGCATCGATCTCACCGTTCGCGCCGGCGAAGTGCACGCCGTCATGGGCCCCAACGGCTCCGGCAAGAGCACACTGGCGCAGGTGCTGGCCGGCAACCCGGCGTACGAGGTCACCGCGGGCACGGTCACGTACGACGGCCGGGACCTGCTCGAGATGCCGCCCGAGGAGCGGGCGCAGCAGGGCATCTTCCTCGCCTTCCAGTATCCGGTGGAGATTCCGGGCGTGTCCAACGCCTACTTCTTCCGCGCCGCGTACAACGAGGTGCGCAAGGCGCGGGGATTGGAGGAGATGGATCCGCTCGAGTTCGCCGGCCTGATGGATGAGAAGCTCAAGCTGGTGGAGATGGATCCGTCCATGCTCAACCGGTCGGTGAACGCCGGCTTCTCGGGCGGCGAGAAGAAGCGCAACGAGATCCTGCAGATGGCGGTGCTCGAGCCCAAGCTGGCGATTCTCGACGAGACCGACTCGGGGCTGGACATCGACGCGCTGCGCATCGTGGCCGACGGGGTGAACAAGCTCAAGCGTCCCGACAACGCGACGATCGTGGTCACGCACTATCAGCGGCTGCTCAACTACATCGTGCCCGACTTCGTGCACGTGCTGGCCAACGGCCGCATCGTGAAGTCGGGCGGCAAGGAGCTGGCGTTGGAGCTCGAGGCCAGGGGCTACGACTGGATCACGGGCGGATCGCCCGCCGGAGTGGGCGCGTGACGCAGGCCGCCGAGTACGTGGAGCAGTTTCGTAAGTTCTCGGCCAACGGGGGGGGCGAGGCGCCGGAGTGGGTGCGCGCGCTGCGCAGCTCGGCGCTCGACCGGTTCACGCAGATGGGGTTCCCCACCACCAAGAACGAGGACTGGCACTTCACCAGCGTGGCGCCGATCGCGGAGCGGAGCTTCTCGCCGCTCACCACGCCCAGCGGCGATGTGCGGCGCACCGATCTCGAACCGTATCTGTTCGTGGCGCCCGACGCCTGGCACCTGGCGGTGTTCGTCAATGGGCGGTTCGCACCCGAGCTGTCGCATCTGGAGCATCTGCCGCAGGGCGTGCGGGTGATCCCGCTGGCCCGGGCCTGGACCGAGGCGCCCGAACTCACGCGGCGCATCGGCACCGTGGCCCGCGCCGACACGCAGACCTTCACGGCGCTCAACACCGCGTTCCTCCACGACGGCGTGGTGATCCACGTGGACCCGGACGTGGTGGTGGAGCAGCCAATCCATATGCTATTCGCCACCGACCGCCACGCGGCCAACGGGGTGTCGTATCCGCGCAATCTGATCGTGGCCGAACGGCATTCGCGGGCCACCGTGATCGAGAGCTACGTGGGGTTGGCCGACGTGCCGTATTTCACCGATGCCGTGACCGAGGTGGTGGTGGAGGACGGCGCCACGCTCAGCCATTACAAGCTGCAGCGCGAAGGGCCGCAGGCGTACCACGTGGGAGCGATCGAGACCGTGCAGGCGCGCGACAGCCACTATGTGTCGTTCTCGCTGGCCGTGGGCGCGGTGCTCTCGCGCACGAACATCGGCACCGTGCTGGGCGGCGCCGGCGGCGGCGTCACGCTCAACGGATTGTACATGCTGGACGGCGCGCAGCACGGCGACCATCAGACGCGCATCGAGCACGCGCAGCCCAACTGTTTCAGCCGCCAGCTGTACAAGGGCGTGCTGGACGGCGCGTCGCACGGGGTGTTCAACGGCAAGGTGTACGTGGATCCCATTGCCCAGAAGACCGACGGCAAGCAGACCAACAACACGCTACTGTTGTCGGAGAGGGCGCAGATCGACACCAAGCCGCAGCTGGAGATCTTCGCCGACGACGTGAAGTGCACCCACGGCGCTACCGTGGGGCGGCTGGACGAGGTGTCGCTCTTCTATATGAAGAGCCGCGGCATCGGCGCCGAGGAGTCGCGCAAGCTGCTCACGTACGCGTTCGCGGCCGACGTGCTGGAGACCATCGAGAACGACGCCGTGCGCGAAGGGTTGGAGGCGATGACGATGGCCAGGTTCACCGGGGTGGTGTAGGGCTCATGAGCCTCGATTCGCTGTATCAGGAGATCATCCTGGAGCACAACCGCAAGCCGCGGAACTTTCGCGTCATGGCGGATGCCAATCGCCGGATCGATGCCAACAATCCCCTGTGCGGCGACCAGCTCACGCTGTGGGTGAAGCTCGAGGGCGATCGCGTGGCCGACGTGAGTTTCCAGGGGTTGGGGTGCGCCATCTCCAAGGCGTCGGCGTCGCTGATGACCGCCGCCGTGAAGGGCAAGACCGCGGCCGAGGCGGTGGCCATCGCCCGGCACATGAACGATCTGCTCACCGGCAAGCTGGACGTGGATAAGGAGCGCGAGTCGCTGGGGTCGCTGGCCGCGCTCTCCGGTGTGTCGCGGTTTCCCATGCGGGTGAAGTGCGCGAGCATGGCCTGGCACGCGTTGGAGGCGGCGCTCGACGCGAACAACGCCGAGGCCGTGGTGGCCGGCTCGGCGTCGTGAGCGAGTTCCAGCCGCTGGCCGACCTGGCCGACCTGCCCGAGGGCTCGCTGCTGGCCGTGACCAACGCCGCCGGCGAAGCCATCTGCCTGGCGAATGTGAACGGTCGGGTGTCGGCGCTGGTGGATTGTTGCAGCCACGCCGAGTTTCCGCTGTCCGACGGAGTGATCCATAGGGATGGGACCGTGGAGTGCGTGTGGCACGGCGCGCGGTTCGATTGCCTGAGCGGCGCGGCGTGCAAGGGGCCCGCCGTGGACGCCGTGCAGACGTACGAGGTGCGCGTGGAGAACGGGAAGATTCTCGTGGGGCCCAAGCGGGGCGCGGAGGTGGCGCGGTGAGCATGGCGTCGCGTCGCGCGGACTTTCCGCTGCTCGCAAGGAACCCCGGGCTCCACTATCTGGACTCGGCGGCCACCGCGCAGAAGCCATCGGTGGTGCTCGATGCCATGCGCGAGTACTACGAGACCGATTATGCCAATCCGCACCGTGGGGCGTACGATCTGTCGGCGCGGAGCACCGAGCGGTACGACCGGGCGCGCCGGCGCGTGGCGGCCTTTGTCGGCGTCCGTGATACTGATACGCTAATATTCACCCGCGGCACCACCGAGTCGCTGAATCTCGTGGCCAGCGCGTGGGGGCGGGCGAATGTGACATCGGGTGATGAGATCGTGATCACCGGGATGGAGCATCACGCCAACTTCGTGCCCTGGCAGCAGCTGGCGCTGGAGAAGGGCGCGGCGTTGCGGATCTGCGAGCTCACCGACGACGGGCGCATCGACCTGGCGCAGTTGCGGGCGCTCGTGGGCTCGAAGACCCGTGTGGTGGCGTTCAGCCATGTGTCCAACGCGCTCGGGACCATCAATCCGGTTAAGGAGATCGCGGCCATCGCGCGCTCGGTGGGGGCGCTGGTGGTGTGCGACGGGGCGCAGGCGGCGCCGCATCTGGCGTTGAACGTGGATGCGCTCGACGTGGACTTCTATGCTTTCAGCGGGCACAAGATGTGCGGACCCATGGGCATCGGGTGCCTGGTGGGGCGCAGGGCGATTCTCGAGGCCATGCCGCCCTACCAGATGGGCGGCGACATGATCGAGTTCGTGTACGACGAGCGGAGCACGTGGAACGTGCTGCCCCACAAGTTCGAGGCCGGCACGCCCAACGTGGCCGGCGCCGTGGGGTTGGCGGCGGCGTGCGAGTATCTGGACGGGATCGGGATGCCGGCCGTTCGGGCGCACGAGGTTGAGCTGCTCGAATTGGCGCAGAAGCTGCTCGGGGAGATTCCCGGCGTGAAGATCTACGGGCCGGCGTCAGTGGCCGATCGCAGCGGCGTGGTGAGCTTCACGCTCGAGGGGGTGCATCCGCATGATCTGGCCACCATCCTGGATCAGGATGGGGTGTGTGTAAGGGCCGGGCATCATTGCGCGCAGCCGTTGATGAGGCGGTTGAAGGTGCCGGCGACGGCCAGGGCGAGCGTGTATGTGTATAACGAGGCGGGGGATGTGGAGGCGTTGGGGGCGGGGGTGGAAAAGGCCAGGACACTATTCGGGTGACGACCCGTCTCCTCGCGGCGCGTTGAGTTGCGCCAATGCGTGCATTCTGGCGTTGAGCGATTCGCTAGACTGACCTGGCCGCCGGCTGGTGCCGCTGCGAACTGGCTGTGGATCAAGAACGCAGCGCACCGCGTTACAACTTCCACGCGAGCAGTTCCGGTGTCGCGTCGCGGTCAACGTGCTGATTGTGGCACTTGCCCCTTCTGATTACGACTCGGTGCGGCACACACACACATCCCTCCAGAATGCCCTTCCGACACGACAGGCGTCATTCAGGGTGTGGTAGAGCGGCGGGATGGCACGCGTACATCAACGTGTGGGATACTGAGGCGCCGGGCGACGGCCTGAGGAAGGCGAAGATGCTGGTCGGCTGACCGCCCCGCGTAAATGCCGCGCCCGCCGTGACGCCACCACCGGCATTCGGGCGCGCACCGTGAGATCAGACTTCTTGACGTTGATGTGGGCAGCCCACCCCCTCCCCCCCGGCCGCGCTCGCGCGCCTTGCCGACCCGGCATCCACACACCACTATATAGTTGCGAACTGATACAGCGGGCCTGAACGTTCGGTGACCGGAGGGGCGGAGTCGTTATGTGAACGACAATCCACCATCCTCATGTCAGACCAACGTCAGATGACGGACTCAGACGAACGCCGGGACAATCAAGCCGACACCCACACGCTCGAAACGCTGGGGGCTGCCGCGCTCATGTCCGCCACGCCCGCCGGCCGGCGCGTGGTCGTGTTCGGCCCCAGCAAGCCGCTGGCGCTGATCGTGTACCTCGCATCCGTCGCCGGCGGATCGGCGACGCGCGACTTTCTCATCGATCTGCTCTGGGCAGACCTCGAGCCTGAGGCCGCGCGCCACGCCTTCCGCCAGACGCTCTGGTACGTGAAGCAGAAGACGGGCCGCGCGCTGATCAAGGCCGCCGGCGACACGGTCACCCTGGCGGATCCGATTCCCTCCGACCGATCCGACTTTCTGCGCGCGGTGGAACGGCACGAGTTCGACGTCGCGGTCTCGCTCTACCACGGCGACTTCCTCCCCGATTTCGCCGCGCCCGGGGGCCTCCAGTTCGAACACTGGGCGGATCTGGAGCGGCAGCGCCTGCGCGACACGTTCACGCGGTCCACCGAGCACGTGATCCGCCACTGCCTGTCCACGGCGCGCTACCGCGAGGCAGTGACGCTCGCCCGTCGGGCCAGGGACGTCAATCCGTTGAGTGAGAACGCATGGCGCCTTCTGATCGAGAGCCTGGTGTCCGCCAACGATGCGCTCGGCGCCTCGCTCGAAGCGGACGCTCTTCAGAAGATGCTCGCCGAGGAAGACCGACAGCCGGAGCCGGCCACGCGGTCCATGCTCCGCACGGCGCGCCAACTCTCCTCGGAACCAACAGCCGCCGGCACCACGCCGGCGGCGATCGTGGCCGAGCTCGTTGGACGCGAGGCGGAATTCTCCACGTTGCTCGCGGCCTGGGATGAGGCCAAGTCCGGCATCGCTCGCAAGGTCTCGATCGTCGGTGCGGCGGGCATCGGCAAGACCCGACTCGTCACGGACGTGGTGGCACGGTTGCGGGCCACCAGGGCCCGTGTGGTATGGGTGCGCGCGAACCCCGGTGAACGCGAGATCGCGTACGCGTTCCTGAGCAAACTGGCCGGCGCGCTCGCCACCCTGCCCGGCGCTGCGGCGGTGTCGCCTGCATCGGCCGCCGCCCTCGTGGCGCTCAACCCGACGCTCTCCGGATCGTTCAACGCCGAGCCCGATCGCTCGGCGGGGCCCGAAGCGCTGAGACACCGGACCATCGCGGTGCACGAACTTCTCGCCGCGGCGGCCGACGAGGCGCCGATAGCCCTGGTCGTGGACGACCTGCACTGGGCCGACCGCGAATCGGCTCGGGCATTCTCCGGCGTGACCGAACTGCTCGAACGGGAACGGGTGCTGCTCATCGCTGCGGCGCGTCCGTCCAACGGCGGAACGGGCCCCGCGCCACGCGATGCGACGGTCATCCGGCTCTCGCCGTTGACGGCCGCCGATACGGGTGCCCTCCTGGCGAGCGTCGGATCCCTTCCGGATTCCGACATCGCGCAGCGCATTCCACTGCTGCTTCGGGATGCGAGCAATGGCGTCCCCCTGCTGGTCATCGAGACGCTGCAGTTTCTCATGGACGAGAAGCTGCTCGCCCTCGATGCCGGTGCCTGGAAGATCGCCAATACACCCGCCCTCCTTCAGTCACTCAACGCCGGCGGCGCGCTGCGCCGTCGCATCGAGGCGCTCGACCCGGCCGAACGATCGGTGTTGAATGCGGTCGCCCTCGCCGGCGTTCCGGTTCCCGCCGGCTTCGTGGGCGACGTGGTGCAACGTCCACTGCCCGACGTCGCGGCCATTCTGTACAGCCTCGAGATGCACGGCATGGTGAACCACGTGGGCGATGGGTGGGAACCCGTCCACGATCAGATCGGCGAGCTCGCCCTGAGCGGACTCGACGCGCCGATGCGCCGCGCGGCGGAGTTGGCCGTGGGCCGAGCGTGGCTGCACGGCGACTCCGGCGACCATGCACTCCGGCGCGCCGGCATGCACTTTCTGCGGGCCGGCGACCGGACAGCCACGACGCACGCATTCGCGACGTGGGTACGCCGCCTGCGCCGGCTGGGCGACCATCGCGCCGCCCAGGCACTCGCCGCCGAGTTCATCGACAGCGAGGACGAGCAACAGGTTCGGGAGTTGGTGCGGCGGCTCCCATTCCAATTCCGCTATGCGCCCTCCCGCTGGCGCACCGCGGCGGTGATCGCCTTCGTGGCCATGGCGAGCGCCGCCGCCACGTGGCAGTGGGCGCGGCCGCCCGAGGCAGCGCCCGACGAGCAGTTCCTGGCCGTGTCCGTGGACTCGAACAGCGACACCACCGTCTATGGCGTCGGCATCCGGCGCGACCGCTGGACGGGGGGCGACCTCCTGAT encodes:
- a CDS encoding M23 family metallopeptidase, whose product is MKPLPPRASAVLLFALAASGCVQSLAPSVVTTSLAPEPAPSAPSAPPPASAPARLALATAGMANAALASHDLEIPVAGASPYSLEDSFDSPREGGREHHAIDILAPRGTPVLAADDGRVLRLSSNTLGGITVYTIDRTGEFVYYYAHLEGYRDGLHAGDIVSRGDTLGYVGTTGDAPANVPHLHFQILQMPPNGRYWEGDPIDPFPLLS
- a CDS encoding SUF system NifU family Fe-S cluster assembly protein codes for the protein MSLDSLYQEIILEHNRKPRNFRVMADANRRIDANNPLCGDQLTLWVKLEGDRVADVSFQGLGCAISKASASLMTAAVKGKTAAEAVAIARHMNDLLTGKLDVDKERESLGSLAALSGVSRFPMRVKCASMAWHALEAALDANNAEAVVAGSAS
- the sufD gene encoding Fe-S cluster assembly protein SufD, which codes for MTQAAEYVEQFRKFSANGGGEAPEWVRALRSSALDRFTQMGFPTTKNEDWHFTSVAPIAERSFSPLTTPSGDVRRTDLEPYLFVAPDAWHLAVFVNGRFAPELSHLEHLPQGVRVIPLARAWTEAPELTRRIGTVARADTQTFTALNTAFLHDGVVIHVDPDVVVEQPIHMLFATDRHAANGVSYPRNLIVAERHSRATVIESYVGLADVPYFTDAVTEVVVEDGATLSHYKLQREGPQAYHVGAIETVQARDSHYVSFSLAVGAVLSRTNIGTVLGGAGGGVTLNGLYMLDGAQHGDHQTRIEHAQPNCFSRQLYKGVLDGASHGVFNGKVYVDPIAQKTDGKQTNNTLLLSERAQIDTKPQLEIFADDVKCTHGATVGRLDEVSLFYMKSRGIGAEESRKLLTYAFAADVLETIENDAVREGLEAMTMARFTGVV
- a CDS encoding FHA domain-containing protein; the encoded protein is MDLRWGVAYPLSRICTGIGRDASNPILIRDPAASRSHAEVQRSGDSYVLHPIGHGETLVNGLVTAGPRALAEGDVIEIAYTRLRFTRSAPDADVLPAPELPALDADFAERRTEVREIMTTGRLRQLRELRHQLTRPRRAHWRVVTMAVGLGALAVALIIGLVMRLF
- a CDS encoding SufS family cysteine desulfurase, translating into MASRRADFPLLARNPGLHYLDSAATAQKPSVVLDAMREYYETDYANPHRGAYDLSARSTERYDRARRRVAAFVGVRDTDTLIFTRGTTESLNLVASAWGRANVTSGDEIVITGMEHHANFVPWQQLALEKGAALRICELTDDGRIDLAQLRALVGSKTRVVAFSHVSNALGTINPVKEIAAIARSVGALVVCDGAQAAPHLALNVDALDVDFYAFSGHKMCGPMGIGCLVGRRAILEAMPPYQMGGDMIEFVYDERSTWNVLPHKFEAGTPNVAGAVGLAAACEYLDGIGMPAVRAHEVELLELAQKLLGEIPGVKIYGPASVADRSGVVSFTLEGVHPHDLATILDQDGVCVRAGHHCAQPLMRRLKVPATARASVYVYNEAGDVEALGAGVEKARTLFG
- a CDS encoding thioredoxin family protein, with protein sequence MHTNTNFELDADRWQAAPTFAEWLPTAQKNADLWQAVYKLAQVPDEFVARAARAGGPWHLLVLSEDWCGDAVNSVPVVQRLVERVPTLDLRIMGRDANPDVMDAHLTGKSKSIPVVILLDAGFQELGWWGPRPAELQAWVLGPGHALPTDDRYREIRRWYARDHGRSVLDEVVSMVERGAAGA
- a CDS encoding xanthine dehydrogenase family protein subunit M, producing the protein MTPFTYHRPASVDDAARELARDRAAPMGGGTDLLVAMGEGLAAPTALVDLRAAAGADVIAPQPDGTLRIGGAARVHDVAHHPAVRERWPALAQACEAVGTPTLRHMGTMGGNLCQRPRCWYFRRGISCYKSGGDACPAVDGENQYLAIVDGGPCHAVHPSDPAVALTALEATVEITRQGAVRWVPMAGFYVKPHEHPDRETVLEPGEFVSAIVLPDHSAGGTQGYHKLMQREAWDFALASIAWARYASGDVRMVLGGVAPAPWRVNPSVEEDVASGGLDDDSIASLAERALYDARPLSKNGYKVELAASLLRQAMRELSG
- the sufB gene encoding Fe-S cluster assembly protein SufB gives rise to the protein MSSSIDSLVSKEYQYGFVTNVEADTIPPGLSEDVVRLISGKKLEPEFMLNWRLKAFRRWQTMQEPHWPNVHYDPIDYQGSSYYSAPRSVKPKQSLDEVDPELLRTYEKLGIPLFEQKLLAGVAVDAIFDSVSVGTTMQAQLAEHGVIFCSLGEAVQKHPDLVEKYLGSVVPYSDNFFAALNSAVFSDGSFVYVPKGVRCPIELSTYFRINAADTGQFERTLIVADEGAYVSYLEGCTAPKRSTNQLHAAVVELVALKGATIKYSTVQNWYAGDKEGKGGIYNFVTKRGKAFENAKISWTQVETGSAITWKYPSVILQGDNSVGEFYSVAVVNNYQQADTGTKMLHLGKNTRSNIVSKGISAGHGNNSYRGRVFVGPKATGARNYTQCDSMLVGNQCGAHTFPYIEVKNNTAQVEHEASTSKIGEDQIFYLKQRGLSAEQAVSMIVSGFCKEVFKELPMEFALEAQQLLGITLEGSVG
- the sufC gene encoding Fe-S cluster assembly ATPase SufC; protein product: MLDIHALHAAVDGKEILKGIDLTVRAGEVHAVMGPNGSGKSTLAQVLAGNPAYEVTAGTVTYDGRDLLEMPPEERAQQGIFLAFQYPVEIPGVSNAYFFRAAYNEVRKARGLEEMDPLEFAGLMDEKLKLVEMDPSMLNRSVNAGFSGGEKKRNEILQMAVLEPKLAILDETDSGLDIDALRIVADGVNKLKRPDNATIVVTHYQRLLNYIVPDFVHVLANGRIVKSGGKELALELEARGYDWITGGSPAGVGA
- a CDS encoding Rieske 2Fe-2S domain-containing protein, with product MSEFQPLADLADLPEGSLLAVTNAAGEAICLANVNGRVSALVDCCSHAEFPLSDGVIHRDGTVECVWHGARFDCLSGAACKGPAVDAVQTYEVRVENGKILVGPKRGAEVAR